The following is a genomic window from Pararhizobium capsulatum DSM 1112.
AGCTTGGAAGCATCAGCGCGCCACCTTTGCCTGGAGATAGCCATCCGCGACCCGCGAGAGCCAGGCGATGGGTAGGCTCAAGAGCACATAGAACAGGCCCACCATCGCGAAGACCTCAAGGCCGCGGAAGGTCATCTGCGACAGCTGATTTCCTTGAAAGGCGAGCTCGGTTACACCGATCGTCGAGGCCACGGCGGTTTCCTTCATCAAGCCGATGAGATAGCTCGCCGCCGATGGCAAGGCGACGCGGAATGCCTGCGGCGCCACGATGTCGGTAACCGTCCAGAAGCGTCCGAGATCAAGCGCAGCAGATGCTTCCCACTGGCCGAAGTGGATCGACGAGAGAGCGCCGCGATAGATCTCTGCCATATTGGCCGCTGCGATCAGCCCAAGGCCGGCCAGCGCGGCGTTGAACGGGCTGATCGGCAGAAGTGTCATGCCGACCCCGAAAAAGATGATGAAAAGCCACAGAATGGGCGGGATGGCGCGAATGATCTGGATCAGCGTCATGGCCAGAAAGCGCACCGGCGCAAGGCGGCTCTGACGCGCGACAAGCAACGGCACGCCGAGAATGGCACCGATGATGAAAGCGCCAGCCGTCAAGGCAACCGTCCAGCCCAGGCCACGCAGGATGGGCAAGAGATCCGCGACACTCATCGGTCGTGCACCGCCCGGAGAAAGCGTCGGGTGCGTTCCTGCTGGGGATTGCGCATCACCTCGGCCGACGGCCCCTTTTCGACGATATGCCCATCCGCCATGATCATCACGGTGTCCGAGACGTTCTCGGCAAAACCCATTTCGTGCGTCACGACGATCATCGTCATACCGCTCTCGGCAAGCTCGCGCATGACGGCAAGCACTTCGAGGCCGAGTTCGGGATCAAGCGCCGATGTCGGCTCGTCGAACAGCATGACTTCCGGATCGAGCGCCAAGGCTCTGGCAATCGCGATGCGCTGTTGCTGGCCGCCTGAACAACGGACAGGAAATTGTCCGGCCTTGTCGGCAAGCCCGACGCGGGTCAGAAGCTGCATGGAACGCTCATCGGCTTCCCTGCGGCTGCGTCCCAGGACACGCTCCTGCGCAAGGCTGACATTGCGCAGAACCGACATATGCGGAAAGAGATTGAAGGACTGGAAGACCATGCCGACCCGTCGGCGCAATCCGGACAGCTCTGCACGCTCCACGGGCTTCGTCGCATCAATCGTCGTGGTGCCAATGGTGACCGATCCGCCGTCCGGTGGCTCGAGATAGTTGATACAGCGAAGAAGCGTGCTCTTGCCCGATCCGCTCGGGCCGATGATGGCGAGCACCTCGCCCGATTTGACCTCGAGATCGATGCGGTCGAGAACCGTGTGCGTACCGTAGTGCTTGCTGAGCGCCTTCAGGCTGATCAACGTGTTGCCAGCTGTCAACGTCATTGCGCGCGGCGCTCCGCCTTGGCTGGAATGCGTTTTGCCCGCCCCTCCGAGATACAATACGGCACCGTCCATATCATCAAGACCCCCATGCAGGCACAATCACGCTGCGCAATCGCGAGCGGGTTGCAGAATTTGCCTTCTTTGTGTTTGCGTGAGCCGCCGAGATTTCCCGGACACGGCCTCGTTCCCTTTTTATTGTCATAAGTTCTAACACTTGGGAGCGTGGTGGGCAGGGTGAAAAAACTAGGCCCCCACCAAACCTGAGGTTATGCCAAATTCGGGAACCCGACCTTCCCAACTGAAACGATCTTCTTGTTTTTTGGAAATCTCGGGCAACGAGGGCCTTCATGGTGGAGGCCGTGTTCCGGCTAAATCCACACAAAAACTCTCCCGCAACCGGCCAGCGCCCGTTCGCGGGAGAGCTACTATTGCAAGAATATCAGGCAGCGATCGCCGCAGCTTCCGGGAAGCGTTCGCCGACCAGTTCCTCGCTTTTTGCCCAGAGTGCCTTGGCATGTTGCGGGTCGAGCGCATAGGAGCGCACCCCTTCGCTCACGGGGTTGATAAGGCCGTCCGTGACCTTGGAAACATGGCAATTTTCGCAGTACCGGCCACCGACTTCATCGGCCGCTGCGACAACGCCGGCCCAGACGGAGGTTGCCGCACCTTGTGGAATGGGCTTCCACTGATAGGCGGGCAGGCCTTCGGTAGCCAGTTCCGCATTGATCCGCACCAGCATGCCGTCGAGCACGTCCTCGCCGATATGACGGCCAAGTTCCGTGCGGATGCCGCCGGGGTGCAAGGCGGTTGCCCGCACGCCCCTGCCTTTGTGGCGACGATCGAACTCGACGGCGAACAGGATATTGGCGGTCTTCGAGCGGCCATAGGCCTGCATCGGTTCATAGGGCGTGCGTTCGAAATTCGGATCATCCAGATCGACATCCGAGAAACGGTGGCCCGAGGAGGCGACGTTCACCAGCCTGCCGCCTGGCGCGATCAGCGATGCGATGCGGTTGATGAAGACGAAATGGCCGAGATGGTTGGTGCCGAACTGGGTTTCGAAACCATCCGTCGTATGGCCAAAGGGGGCGGCCATGACGCCGGCATTGGCGATCACCAGATCGAAAGGCCTGCCATCGGCGACCAATCCATCCGCTGCAGCGCGCACGCTGGCAAGCGAGGCAAGGTCCAGCTCGATAAGGTCGAGCCCGCCACCGTTCTTCGCTTGTTCCCGAACCACGGCGGTCGCAGCTTGCGCCTTCGCAAGATCCCGGGCGGCGCCGACGACACTTGCTCCATGAGCCGCGAGTGCGCGCGCGGTCTCCACGCCGAGGCCGGCCGAGACGCCGGTGACCAGAACCCGCTTGCCGCTGAGATCGATGCCTGCCAGCACGTCGTCCGTCGTCGAAGTCGCTCCAAAATGTCCAGTCATGATAATCTCCCAAAGCATGTCGCGCAAAAGTGCTTAGCGGTTTTGCGAAAGAGACATGCGTAAAAACAAAGACCTAAAGCGTAAAAGCGAATCTGAAGATCGCGGCACGCTTTAGATCATGGACGCATCTTCCCGGGCGGCAGGCGCTTGCCCGCCACCCTCGAATGGAATAAAAGGAGGATGCCTCCACATAAATACGGAGGCATCCTCCGTTTATCAAGAGGCGTTTGCGACGTGTCTGAAAAAATAACGCGTGCTGCCGCGCGAAAGCCGCGCGCCGATGCGGAACGAAACCGTCTTCTCCTGCTCGATGTCGCAAAGACGATTTTCGCGGAAAAGGGCTCGCAGGCCAGTCTTGAGGAAATTGCCCGACGGGCGGGGGTCGGCATCGGCACGCTCTACCGGCATTTTCCGACCCGCGACGCCTTGATCGAAGCCGTTTATCACAACGAAAGCGAACAGCTTGCCAGGGCTGCCCGAACGCTTGCCGAAACAGAACCGCCCGTTGAGGCGCTGCGACAGTGGATGCTGCTCTTCATCGAGTACATGGCTACGAAACACGGCATGTACGAAGCCCTGAATTCGCTCGCCGGCGGAACATCGGAACTCTTTGCCGGCACTGCCGCCCGGACGAAGGAAGCCATTGATCTTTTGGTCGGCCGCACGGTCGAAAGCGGCGAGATCGAAATCGACATTGATCCGCTCGATCTCCTGCGTGCACTGGCCGGCGTTTCGAATATCAGCGCCGGCCCGAACTGGCGGCAATCCGCCCGCAGCCTCGTCGATATCCTGATTGCCGGCTTGCGCAGAAAATAGCACTCCCGACGTCAACCTCGAGCCTCGAGCCGAGGATCTCAGGCTGCCCTCATGAAAGGCTGAACGATGCTCGGGTCAAACCCAAGCATGACGAAGAGGGGAATTCCCGTTCGAAGATCAGTCTTCGAATTTTTCGGTCGTATCCGCCTTGCCGCTCACCCAGTAACCGGCGGCGCGAAGCCAGGCGAGCGGATGCTTGCGCTCTTCGACGAGGTAGCTACGGATCGCCCGTGTCACTGCACCTTCGGCAGCAACCCAGACGAAAGTGCGCGGCTCGATCGCGATATCGCGCAGTCTTTCGATGAAAACGGCGGCATCGGACGGGTCCTTGCGATGAACCCAATGGCTCGTCACATCAGCCTTCGTATCAAAGACCTGCTCATCCTCGACACCCGGAATACCGACCAGGCTCGTCACCGGCGTGCCCGCTGCCATTTCCTCGATGCGGCGGCCGATGGATGGAAGCGCTGTTTCATCGCCGATCAGCAGCCAGGAGCGGATCGGCCCGCTGATGACGAGAGATCCGCGCGGACCGCCGATCTGGATTTCGTCGCCCACCCGGGCATCAAGAGCCCATCGGGTCGCCGGGCCGGCATCGTGCACGGCAAAATCGAGGACCAGCGTTCGGTTTGCCGTATCGAAGTGTCGCGGCGTGTAGTCGCGCATCGCGGTTCCACCGACGCCGTCCGGCACGAAAATCTTAACGTGATCGCCTGCGGACAAGGACGTAAAATCCGCCAGATCCTCACCCCCGAGCGCAATGCGGATCATGTTCGGCGTCAGCCGCTCGGTTGACACAACCGTCAACTGGCGCCGCTTCAACTCATGGCGAAAACGCTCAAGACGCGGGAGATCGCCCGTGGGATCAACTTGACTACCCTGCATAACATTCATCTGCAAATTCCTTCTGCGGATTTGCCGCCGTGGACAGACGTCATCGACCCGCTCTATAAACATTACTATAAAACTCATATATTTTCCGATATATCGAAAATCAAGATATATCGGAATTATTTGTTGCACGTTCTCGTGAACGACGTCGGCGTGGTTTCATCCGACCATCCCGCGCATATCCCTTCTTCCTCAATAAGCATTGATCGTATCAAAATTTCTGATACACATCCGATATCGCATCCGGGGAGGAACCATGAGTACGCGATTTCTGATGATCGGCCCGGAGGATGGCAAGGAAGTGCTGAAGTGCCTGGCGGCCCCGGCGCGGCTGTCCATGCTGGAGCTTCTGCATGCCCGCGGACCGCTCAATGTCAACGATATCGCCGAAGCGCTGGACCTGCCGCAATCGACGACCTCCACCCATCTGAATTTGCTTGAAGAAGCAGGCCTGATCCGCACCGAGGTCTCCAAGGCGCGCAAGGGCAGCCAGAAGGTCTGCCACGCCGTGCACGAGGAAATCGTGCTCTCCTTCGCAAGCCCGGCCAAGACCGCCCAGGAGGTGATCGAGGTCGCCATGCCGGTCGGTCTCTATAGCGGCTACGAGGTCGCCGCCCCCTGCGGCATGTGCTCGCGTGACGGTATCATCGGCTATCTAGACAGCCCTGACACCTTCCTTACCCCCGACCGCATGAAGGCAGGTTTACTTTGGTTTACAAGGGGATATGTCGAATACCAGTTTCCCAACAACGCCCGTATCAAGGGCGCCGAGGTAAAGGAACTGGAAATCGCATTGGAGCTTTCCTCAGAAGTTCCCGGCACCTCCGACAACTGGCCGTCCGACATCACGCTCTCGATAAACGGCCACGGCATCGGCGCCTGGACCTCCCCCGGTGACTTCGGCGACCGTCGTGGGAAATACACCCCGGACTGGTGGAAGCTTCGTGGCAGCCAGTATGGTGTGCTCAAATATTTTCGTGTGACCGACACCGGCACGTTTATCGACGGAATCAGGATTTCTGATACGAGCCTTGCCGATCTTAGCCTGCTCGAACACCGCTCGATCAGACTGCGCATCGAAGTGCCGGAAACAGCTGAACATCCCGGCGGAATCAACATTTTCGGCCGTGGCTTCGGCAATTACGATCAGGATATCGTCCTGCGCCTCCACACCTGAGTATCCCCATTCCTGAAGTCGATTGCCTCAAAACCGGGTTGACCGCGGATCAATCGCGTGTATTGTACCCGACAAAAGGATATATATCTGATTTTCAGATATACAGGGAGGTAAGCATGCGCGCAGCCGGCACCGTTCACAGCGGTTTCGTTATCGGTACTATTGATCCACGCCTTTACGGCTCTTTCGTCGAGCATCTCGGCCGCGCCGTCTATTCGGGCATCTACGAGCCGGATCATCCGACCGCCGACAAGAACGGCATGCGCCAGGACGTCATCGACCTCGTTCGCGAAGCCGATGTTCCGATCGTACGCTATCCCGGTGGCAATTTTGTATCAGCCTATAACTGGGAAGACGGCATCGGCCCGCAGGAAGAGCGCCCCGTGCGCCTCGACCTCGCATGGCACAGCTCAGAGAGCAACCATGTCGGCATCCACGAATTCGCCGATTGGGCTGAAGCCGCCAACACTGACATGATGCTCGCCGTCAATCTCGGCTCGCGCGGCCTGGATTCGGCCCGCGCCTTCCTCGAATACGTCAATCATCCCGGCGGCAGCTACTGGTCGGATCTTCGCCGCAAGAACGGCCGCGAAGAGCCCTGGAACGTCAAGATGTGGTGCCTCGGCAACGAGATGGACGGCCCGTGGCAGATCGGCCAGAAGACGGCGGAAGAATACGGCCGCATCGCCTTCGAGACTGCCAAGGCCATGCGCGCCTTCGACAAGTCGATCGAACTGGTCGTCTGCGGCTCGTCGTCGCCGAAGATGCCGACCTATCCGGCCTGGGAGGCGACCGTTCTCGACTACACTTACGATTCCATCGACTACATCAGCCTGCACATGTATTTCGACAATCATGCCGATAACACGGCTGATTATCTGGCCCAGAACGCCCGCCTCGACGATTACATCGCCACCATCGCCGGCGTCATCACCTATACCAAGGCCAAGAAGCGCTCGAAGAAGGATGTCTATATCTCCTTCGACGAATGGAACGTCTGGTATCACTCCCGCGAAGCCGACCGGAAGGTTCTGGAAGGCAATGACGGCTGGCCGCATGCCCCGGCACTTCTCGAAGACATCTATAACTTTGAAGACGTCCTTCAGGTCGGCTGCATCCTCAACACCTTCATCCGCCGTTCGGATGTGGTGAAGGTCGGTTGCCTCGCGCAGCTCGTGAACGTCATCGCCCCGATCATGACCGTTCCGGGTGGCCCGGCCTGGCGCCAGACGACGTTCTACCCTTACGCCTACGCCTCCCAGTATGGTCGCGGCACGGCGCTGAACCTGTCGCTGGATGGCCCGAGCTATTCCACCGACTTCGCCGAAAACGTCTCCTATCTCGACGTTTCCGCCGTCGTCACCGAGACCGACGGCGCGCTCACCTTCTTCATCGTCAACCGCCACCAGACGGAAGCGATCGATCTCGATCTCTCCCTCGAAGGCTTTGGCGACCGCAAGGTTATCATGGACAAGGTCATGGAAGGTCACGACCTCCGTGCCGTCAACGGGCCCGGGGCCGAAACGATCGAGCCGCGCGATGGTTCGGGCGCATCGGTCACCGACAGCCATCTCGTCGCCGCCATCGCGCCGCTGAGTTACCGGATGATCCGGCTCGGCGCATAAGACGGCAACGACGGGGAGGAGAAACCATGTCGGCATCGATCGAAATCACCAATGTTACCAAGCGCTACGGCGCGCTCACCGTGCTGGACGACATTTCGTTGTCCATTGCGGCCGGCGAGTTCGTCGTCTTCCTCGGCCCTTCGGGCTGCGGCAAGTCCACGCTTCTGCGGATGATCGCGGGTCTGGAGGACGTGACCAACGGCACGATCTCGGTGGCTGGCCAGCGCGTCGATACATTGCCGCCCGGCAAACGCGGCGTCGCCATGGTTTTCCAGTCCTATGCACTCTATCCGCATATGACGGTCGCCCAGAACATGTCGTTCGGCCTCGAAAACATCGGCCTTCCGAAGACTGAAATCGAGCGCCGCGTCAGCCAAGCCGCGGCAACGCTCGAAATCGCCCATCTTCTCGAACGCAAGCCGGCAAAGCTTTCCGGTGGCCAGCGCCAGCGCGTGGCCATCGGCCGCGCCATCGTCAAGGAGCCAAAGGCCTTCCTGTTCGACGAGCCGCTCTCGAACCTTGACGCCGCACTTCGTGGCCGCACCCGGCTGGAACTCGCCCAGCTTCACGGCCGCCTCGGTAGCACGATGATCTTCGTGACGCACGATCAGGTGGAAGCGATGACGCTCGCCGACCGCATCGTCATCATGCACAACAAGAAGATCGAGCAGATCGGCACGCCGATGGAAATCTATCGCCGCCCCGCAAGCAGGTTCGTCGCAGGTTTCGTCGGATCGCCGGCCATGAACTTCGTGCCGCTAAAGACCGTGACCGACAACGGCAACACGCTGACTGTCCGGACAAGCGGCCTTGGCGATATCCATGCCGCCTTCCGCCTGCCATCCAGCTTTACACCTGATGGTGCAAGTCTCGGTATCCGCGCAGAGGATGTGGTCGTGTTGCCGGCCGGTCAGGCAGGAATTCCGCTCAAGGCTGAAGTCGTCGAACGCCTCGGTGACCGCACGCTGATCTACGGCCAGCTGGCCGACGGCACGAAGCTGACGGCCGAGACAGACGGACGCAGCGAGGCCCGCAACGGCGACACCCTTCAGATTGCCCTCGACACCACCGCAATCCATCTTTTCGACGCCGCCGGCATCGCCCACCACTCGGAGGGCGATTGACATGGCCGAGAGCTATCGCCGCAGCCAGTGGAGCAACGGCCTTTTCGTTCTCCCGTATCTATGCTTCTTCGTCGTGCTGCTGGTCTTCCCGCTTATCTGGGGCATCTGGCTGAGCCTCCACAAGGTCGATCTCTTCGGCCCCGGCCGCTTCGTCGGCCTCGGCAACTATGCCCGCGTTCTGGCCGATCCGGTCTTCCTGCAGGCGCTGCGCAATTCCGTCATCTTCGTGCTGGTCAGCGTTCCCTCACTGGTGGTGCTCGGCCTGTTTCTTGCGCTGGCACTGAACAAGACGACACGAACAACGTCATTCCTGCGCGGACTGTTCTTCTCGTCTTCAGTTCTTTCGGTAACGATCGTAACGCTGATCTGGCGTTTCGTCTTCATTCCCGGCGATGGCCTGCTGGCGGTGTTTTCCGAACAGTTCGGGATAGAGCCGGTCAACTTCCTCTCGACAAGCGGCTGGTCGCTGTTTTCGGTCGGCGTCGCCACCGTCTGGTGGTGCCTCGGGCTGCCGATGATGCTGTTTCTCGCCGCTTTGCAGCAGATCCCGAATGATCTCTACGAAGCAGCAGCGCTCGACAATGCCAGCCCCTGGCGTGTTCTGGTCCGCGTCACCCTGCCCTCGATTGCCCGCACGATCATGCTGGTCACGATCATCCAGATCGTCATGCAGTTCCAGCTGTTCGGCCAAGCTCAGATCATGACCAATGGCGGACCGAACGGCACGTCCCGTCCGCTCGTCATGTACATCTACGAAGTGGGCTTCGTCCGCTGGGATGTCGGCAAGGCCGCAGCAGCTTCCGAGTTCCTGTTCCTCATCATTCTCGTGGCGGCGATGGCTCAATATGTGGTCTCGACCCGCAAGTCGGAGGCCTCCGAATGAGCACCGATCAAACAACCTACCGTCCCGAAGCCCTGACCGGCAACCGTACGCTGCTGACGATCGCCATCATTCTCTCGATCGTGATGATGGCACCCGTCGCCTGGCTCGTCGGCCTGTCGATCAAGGACAACAAGGAGCTGATGCTCGGAACGGAATCCGTATTCGAGTTCCCCTACACGCTCGTCAACTACCTCAACATCATCTACTCGTCGCAGGCCTTCGGCTGGTTCTTCAACAGTCTGGTCGTGGCGATCGGCCAGACGGCCGGGGTTCTCATCCTGTCGTCGCTTGCCGGTTATGCCTTTGCCCGCCTCGAGTTTCCGTTCCGCAAGACGATCTTCGTTATCGTGCTCTTTGGTCTTGCCGTGCCGGAACAGGCGGTCATCATCGCCCGCCACCAGATGTTCAACTGGTTCGGCCTGCACAACTCCTATATCGGCCTGATCCTGCCGGATCTGTCGGCCGCCTTCGGCGTCTTCCTGATGACCCAGTTCTTCAAGGCGATCCCGAAGGAAATCGACGAA
Proteins encoded in this region:
- a CDS encoding amino acid ABC transporter permease gives rise to the protein MSVADLLPILRGLGWTVALTAGAFIIGAILGVPLLVARQSRLAPVRFLAMTLIQIIRAIPPILWLFIIFFGVGMTLLPISPFNAALAGLGLIAAANMAEIYRGALSSIHFGQWEASAALDLGRFWTVTDIVAPQAFRVALPSAASYLIGLMKETAVASTIGVTELAFQGNQLSQMTFRGLEVFAMVGLFYVLLSLPIAWLSRVADGYLQAKVAR
- a CDS encoding amino acid ABC transporter ATP-binding protein; protein product: MTLTAGNTLISLKALSKHYGTHTVLDRIDLEVKSGEVLAIIGPSGSGKSTLLRCINYLEPPDGGSVTIGTTTIDATKPVERAELSGLRRRVGMVFQSFNLFPHMSVLRNVSLAQERVLGRSRREADERSMQLLTRVGLADKAGQFPVRCSGGQQQRIAIARALALDPEVMLFDEPTSALDPELGLEVLAVMRELAESGMTMIVVTHEMGFAENVSDTVMIMADGHIVEKGPSAEVMRNPQQERTRRFLRAVHDR
- a CDS encoding SDR family NAD(P)-dependent oxidoreductase, with the translated sequence MTGHFGATSTTDDVLAGIDLSGKRVLVTGVSAGLGVETARALAAHGASVVGAARDLAKAQAATAVVREQAKNGGGLDLIELDLASLASVRAAADGLVADGRPFDLVIANAGVMAAPFGHTTDGFETQFGTNHLGHFVFINRIASLIAPGGRLVNVASSGHRFSDVDLDDPNFERTPYEPMQAYGRSKTANILFAVEFDRRHKGRGVRATALHPGGIRTELGRHIGEDVLDGMLVRINAELATEGLPAYQWKPIPQGAATSVWAGVVAAADEVGGRYCENCHVSKVTDGLINPVSEGVRSYALDPQHAKALWAKSEELVGERFPEAAAIAA
- a CDS encoding TetR/AcrR family transcriptional regulator, with protein sequence MSEKITRAAARKPRADAERNRLLLLDVAKTIFAEKGSQASLEEIARRAGVGIGTLYRHFPTRDALIEAVYHNESEQLARAARTLAETEPPVEALRQWMLLFIEYMATKHGMYEALNSLAGGTSELFAGTAARTKEAIDLLVGRTVESGEIEIDIDPLDLLRALAGVSNISAGPNWRQSARSLVDILIAGLRRK
- a CDS encoding siderophore-interacting protein → MNVMQGSQVDPTGDLPRLERFRHELKRRQLTVVSTERLTPNMIRIALGGEDLADFTSLSAGDHVKIFVPDGVGGTAMRDYTPRHFDTANRTLVLDFAVHDAGPATRWALDARVGDEIQIGGPRGSLVISGPIRSWLLIGDETALPSIGRRIEEMAAGTPVTSLVGIPGVEDEQVFDTKADVTSHWVHRKDPSDAAVFIERLRDIAIEPRTFVWVAAEGAVTRAIRSYLVEERKHPLAWLRAAGYWVSGKADTTEKFED
- a CDS encoding ArsR/SmtB family transcription factor, which encodes MSTRFLMIGPEDGKEVLKCLAAPARLSMLELLHARGPLNVNDIAEALDLPQSTTSTHLNLLEEAGLIRTEVSKARKGSQKVCHAVHEEIVLSFASPAKTAQEVIEVAMPVGLYSGYEVAAPCGMCSRDGIIGYLDSPDTFLTPDRMKAGLLWFTRGYVEYQFPNNARIKGAEVKELEIALELSSEVPGTSDNWPSDITLSINGHGIGAWTSPGDFGDRRGKYTPDWWKLRGSQYGVLKYFRVTDTGTFIDGIRISDTSLADLSLLEHRSIRLRIEVPETAEHPGGINIFGRGFGNYDQDIVLRLHT
- the arfA gene encoding arabinosylfuranosidase ArfA encodes the protein MRAAGTVHSGFVIGTIDPRLYGSFVEHLGRAVYSGIYEPDHPTADKNGMRQDVIDLVREADVPIVRYPGGNFVSAYNWEDGIGPQEERPVRLDLAWHSSESNHVGIHEFADWAEAANTDMMLAVNLGSRGLDSARAFLEYVNHPGGSYWSDLRRKNGREEPWNVKMWCLGNEMDGPWQIGQKTAEEYGRIAFETAKAMRAFDKSIELVVCGSSSPKMPTYPAWEATVLDYTYDSIDYISLHMYFDNHADNTADYLAQNARLDDYIATIAGVITYTKAKKRSKKDVYISFDEWNVWYHSREADRKVLEGNDGWPHAPALLEDIYNFEDVLQVGCILNTFIRRSDVVKVGCLAQLVNVIAPIMTVPGGPAWRQTTFYPYAYASQYGRGTALNLSLDGPSYSTDFAENVSYLDVSAVVTETDGALTFFIVNRHQTEAIDLDLSLEGFGDRKVIMDKVMEGHDLRAVNGPGAETIEPRDGSGASVTDSHLVAAIAPLSYRMIRLGA
- a CDS encoding ABC transporter ATP-binding protein, with protein sequence MSASIEITNVTKRYGALTVLDDISLSIAAGEFVVFLGPSGCGKSTLLRMIAGLEDVTNGTISVAGQRVDTLPPGKRGVAMVFQSYALYPHMTVAQNMSFGLENIGLPKTEIERRVSQAAATLEIAHLLERKPAKLSGGQRQRVAIGRAIVKEPKAFLFDEPLSNLDAALRGRTRLELAQLHGRLGSTMIFVTHDQVEAMTLADRIVIMHNKKIEQIGTPMEIYRRPASRFVAGFVGSPAMNFVPLKTVTDNGNTLTVRTSGLGDIHAAFRLPSSFTPDGASLGIRAEDVVVLPAGQAGIPLKAEVVERLGDRTLIYGQLADGTKLTAETDGRSEARNGDTLQIALDTTAIHLFDAAGIAHHSEGD
- a CDS encoding carbohydrate ABC transporter permease, whose protein sequence is MAESYRRSQWSNGLFVLPYLCFFVVLLVFPLIWGIWLSLHKVDLFGPGRFVGLGNYARVLADPVFLQALRNSVIFVLVSVPSLVVLGLFLALALNKTTRTTSFLRGLFFSSSVLSVTIVTLIWRFVFIPGDGLLAVFSEQFGIEPVNFLSTSGWSLFSVGVATVWWCLGLPMMLFLAALQQIPNDLYEAAALDNASPWRVLVRVTLPSIARTIMLVTIIQIVMQFQLFGQAQIMTNGGPNGTSRPLVMYIYEVGFVRWDVGKAAAASEFLFLIILVAAMAQYVVSTRKSEASE
- a CDS encoding carbohydrate ABC transporter permease; translation: MSTDQTTYRPEALTGNRTLLTIAIILSIVMMAPVAWLVGLSIKDNKELMLGTESVFEFPYTLVNYLNIIYSSQAFGWFFNSLVVAIGQTAGVLILSSLAGYAFARLEFPFRKTIFVIVLFGLAVPEQAVIIARHQMFNWFGLHNSYIGLILPDLSAAFGVFLMTQFFKAIPKEIDEAALLDNASPLRIFWKVLLPLTLPAQATLGIFTFLHAWNDYWWPLISATKKEMFTLTIGIASSQTNFAQSEGLGFLSAQAVFASLPVLIVYVIFQRHIVTAVSGGAVK